The genomic window tgacacattggggggaggagagggggtcagGGAACAGTCAAGTAATTGATACCATCTACAGCACATCTAACGCCAATGCTAACTACTAGTTGGCAACGGTTCAGAAGAAGGCAATCTGTTGATGGACGTGAAGGGGTCGCATGTGTGTTCAATGAGGGAAGATCCAAAGTAAAATAGCATTGTTTCTAAAAGCTTATGAttaacaaacacaggcacacacacgtgcatacaaaGCCGCTGTCGACAACGTTTTTGGACAATGTTCAGAAACAGGCCTAGTCATggctcttttgtgtttttttgtgttttgtttcaggCCCCTTGGATTCGCTTCAAAGAGAGATCCTCGGAAAATAAGGACGCTCAGCCTGAAGTACCCTGCGATGCTAGTTGGTTGCAGGTGGGGGTATTTGCGTCAGGATGACAACCATGAGCGAAAAAGAGGATCACATCAGAGATGCGCAAACATGATCAGAGGATGAGAGGGGACCATAGAACCATCGAGGAATTCAACGATCAGATAGTCCTGCTTTTGAACACTACATATTCACCAGGAGACATCATTGCATCATTTAAATTCCcgtaaaaaacaaacattttctAAGCTCCACTTTTGTTCTGGAGAAGCCTGTCACGCTCTGTAGGAAAGGACAATCACTGCACAGCTGAAACCTAAGGCAACCATCGAAACATCcctttatatttaaaaaaaaaaaccagaGGGAGCTCTAGAAAGGGAGACGTGggaagcacccccccccccttccttgaGTTATAATTGAAATCGGCGGAAAATAGAACCTGTGGTATTGTATAATGCACACAGATTCTGCACGATCGCCGACTCCCTTGCATAGCGCTGCACACACCCAATAACAAAGCATGGATTTCAACGGGAGCCGAGAGTACGCCTCGTCGCCGACGGGGTTCCCCTACAACTCGAGCGTGGACTACGACGACGGCGACTATCTCCAGGAGACGGACGCCAGCAAGATCATCATCCCGTCCATCTACGCGCTCGTCTGCTGCGTGGGCCTCACCGGCAACGCCATGGTCATCTACGTCATCCTCAAGTACGCCAAGATGAAGACGGCCACCAACATCTACATCCTGAACCTGGCCATCGCCGACGAGCTCTTCATGCTCAGCGTGCCCTTCCTGGCCACGTCGGCCGCCGTGCGCCACTGGCCCTTCGGCTCCCTGATGTGCCGGCTGGTGCTGAGCGTGGACGGCATCAACATGTTCACCTCCATCTTCTGCCTGACGGTGCTGAGCGTGGACCGCTACGTGGCCGTGGTGCACCCCATCAAGGCGGCGCGCTACCGCCGGCCCACCGTGGCCAAGGTGGtgaacgtgtgcgtgtgggcgctGTCCCTGCTCGTCATCCTGCCCATCATCGTGTTCGCCGACACCGTGCCGGCGCCGGACGGCGGCGTGGACTGCAACTTCCTGTGGCCCGACGCGGCGTGGTCCGAGGCCTTCGTGGTGTACACCTTCCTGCTGGGCTTCCTGCTGCCCGTGGCCGCCATCTGCCTGTGCTACTGCCTGATGGTGGCGCGCATGCGCGCCGTGGGCCTGAAGGCGGGCTGGCTGCAGCGGCGGCGCTCCGAGAAGAAGATCACGCgcatggtgctgctggtggtggccgTGTTCGTGCTGTGCTGGATGCCCTTCTACGTGGTGCAGCTGGTGAGCGTGTTCCACCGGCCCCCCGACCCCATGGTCACGCAGCTCTTCGTCATCCTCAGCTACCTCAACAGCGGCGCCAACCCCATCCTGTACGGCTTCGTGTCCGACAACTTCCGGCGCTCCTTCCAGCGGATCGTGTGCTTCCGCTGGCTGGAGTCGGGCCTGGACGCCGAGCAGGTGGACTACTGTGCCGTGGCGCTCCGGAGGCAGGCCACCTGCGGCCCCAAGGACTTCCCCAAGGACTGCGTCGCCTCGGACGTGGTGTTCCGCAACGGGACGTGCACCTCGCGCACCACCACTCTGTGAGGGCCCCCCGGCCGGGGGGCCCTCACAGAGTGGTGGTGCGGGAGGTGGGAGGCTTTGGGGGGGGATAACACAACGTATTGTGGACTGGATTGGGGATGGGCGTAGCAGTTAAAGAGTTGTTTGGAGAGGCTGGAGGAAGGACAGTAGGATAGTGTATGTCAGAGGTGTGTACAAATAGAACTCCCCTCGTTTTTCTGCCCAGAACTGGACAGGGTCTGCAGACAGACCTTTGGTCTCAATGGCGTAGAGGAAGTCATGCGCACAATCGAAACAAATGGAGAGTATTACTATTTTCATTATGATAGCGAAGTATCTGTCAGAATAAGAGAAAGGCGAATTCACTCAAGTGTGTTATTTATGTGAGACACCCGTGATTAATTCATGATTTTAGTCGTGTATCTGTTTCTCACAATCTAAACTTTAACTATTTTTGTGGGAGTTAGCCAGCGAGGATCACACTGAATATACAAAATGACAGGAAAACATCTGAAATACAAGGTTGGTGTACGTGTTCAGACAACAGCCTGAGGGAAACAGAACAAAGCTTGACATGTACCTTTTATTTCATCGGCTATTTGTATTCACCGCTCCAGGGATGACGGCTGTGTTGGTTGTAGctctagtttgtgtgtgtgtgtgtgtgtgtgtgtgtgtgtgtgtgtgtgtgtgtgtgtgtgtgtgtgtgtgtgtgtgtgtgtgtgtgtgtgtgtgcgtgtgtgtttgtgtgcgtgcgtgcgtgcgcgtgcgtgcgtgtgtgtggctattCTATTTGTTCTTCTGTTGTAGATGCATTTTTCTTAGTTCCTGGTTCACTGTTGAAAGTGGCAAGCTTGTTTAAACGATTCGCAGTGATGCCTTTCCTGATTTTGCCAACAGTACTGTCGTGTTGAATGACTTTTGGCGTTGTTATCTAGTTCTCTGGGCCGAAAGTCGTTTTTATTATGTGTATGTTGAACTCAACACAACAAACCATGTATAGAGCTTATGCTGGAACACTCTGCTTAGTAGATCAacatattatttttgtatttgatCGTTTACTTCTTTCTATCGTGTGAGATGTCAACGTAGGTAATACGCTCCtgtaaaagagagaaaaaaaaagctaaaataaATTTGTAACTTGCATTCATGATTCTTCTGGATAACTGAACGGTAAATATAACGGTACAAGCCAATCTGGGGATTAAAATTACTAATTATTTCACATGTTATGgtttattgatattttatctTGACGCCATCTAAACAGAGTTCTTACCATCTGACGCTGAAGATGGACTGTTCTGGAAGGCATCTGCTGAAGACCATCTGTAAGAAAACACGACGCACtgaagatgacgatgatgatgatccCCCCCGCAGGAGAACGGCGTATAGCTTATCACTACCTTCAGCTCACACTTCAAGTCAATAGTTCAGTGCAATCACTCGCCCCCAAGAgtcccccatcacacacactcatacactctcacacactcccacagacacaccgacacacacatgcacacacacacacacacacacacacacacacacacacacagatagacacatatccacacagacagacacacacacaagctgttcAATCAATCACCCCCAAGAGGTCCGCATCACATGCGCgcgaaaccacacacactctctctcacacacacacacacacacacacacacacacacacacacacacacacacacacacacacacacacacacagaagctgtTCAACCAATTCCCCCTGGTCTGCTTAAGCGACAGCCTCCCAGAGAAGACGATACATTAAGATTGTTTTAAGGATGAGTCCCTCAGCTTTTGGACCATTAAACACAGACATTACCAGGGTCGTTTACCCTTTCTAAACACAATCACACCCTCCATCCTGATGACGTTTACCATGATGGATTCACCTTGTCCACATAGCCAGATGTTCCGGGGGGACCGTACCACCTCGTTCCATGCAGACATCATGTTCATCGTTGTTATTTGCTTTTAACGTTTTCATTACCAAAATTGTAATCCGTGGTTATTCACTTTATCTTTCGCAGGTCCTTCTATTATTTAAAGTATTTAATATGGAGTCAGTTGTGAGGTAGGGGTAAGGGCATCTTTGTTCAAGGGTGACCACTGATAGATACTGGGGGTTTGAAGAGCCCGTACTCAGTTCTACAGTAAAGCAATCATCCAAAcaataaaacattgtttttacaaaaaaattgTTTAGTCCGGAAAATTATTCTACTGAATAAAAGGAAAGGCAATTAAGAATGAGACGGACGGACAAAAGAAAGCCAAAGACAGACAGCCTTCAAAGGAGACGGCAGCCTTGTGACCTGCTAaccagagagaagagagcaatTGAAGACGAAGACATCATTCGATTAAATTGGATTAATTTAAATTTGAATATCTTTATTGTTCTGTTATGAACTTTGTTTGCATAGTGACATtttagacacacagatacatactaAAGACAGCAAAAAGGTTGTATTACTGGGTCTGGATGACGGCTGGCTTAATCAGCCTCACCTGgcggagtctgattggactctgggggctgggtgaggctgcacacctgttgcacattgagtaatcagtgagCACAGGTTCAGCCAGccagctccacacacactcgaGGAGCTCTCCTGGTCGGCAGCGTAGCACCCTGGCCATGTTTAGCGTCAAAAATTTTGCAATAAACCGGAATTTCAACACCCCCCTGTGTCCTTTAACTAGAGGAACCCCAAATGAGTCATGAGGGTTGAGTGCGGAAGGCACCTACAGTAGGTGGCCGGTGGTATAGACTATGTGACACAACGGCAGGTTAAAAGCAGTGCAAAATGATTTTCTGTAAAGTCCATTCTATTAAACGTAGACGAAGGAAGATAAAAACTCAAGAGAGATGGAAATACACTTTGTAGGTTTAGAGACGGGAGCCGCATAGATCTGAGATGAGGGGATGTGAGGTTGTGACAGCCCTGTCAACATCAACCAGGCAGGTCTGTGCACGCATGTAtgaataggaatccaaagagaaAGGTCTGCTAGTAATTGGCGAGAAGGATGGTACGGTAATGATGCTGGAATTAgcaactctctgtctctcttgaacacacacacacacacacagatagcgaGACATTGTTAAGGGCATTATAAGTTGTTGTGTTAGACTCCCTGTGTCCTTATGGATAAACCAACAATGTTACAAAGAAAGTCCCCACTATGGACAGCGGGTGATTATTTTAACAAGATGAACACACAGCGAGAGCTCTGAATGTGTTACTTTTTGCCACCGGCTGTTCATTGGCAATCAAACTCGCCCTTAACCTTCACCAAAATGTTCCAacctttaattattttaaaagcTCCTAGACTGGGTCTTTTTGGACTCGGGTTTGATTACGACGCGCCATCATAATGCTGCATTTCATTCCGTCCCTCTCTCAACAcacttttctgtctctctcccccctcctccctttaaAGGCATGAGCGCAGTGGATAAACAGACCCCAAAGCTAATGAGGATGATGCACTAGTTCAAAATATGCAGCCAATTAatacatgcatatatgtgtgtgtatgggtgggtgggtgtgtgtgtgtgtgtgggggggtgtatggggggggggggagtgtgtatgtgtgtgtgtgtgtgtgtgtgtgtgtgtttgtgtggggcaCGACAAAGTCTAGTGACTGCGTCATCCCCAACTCTGTCATGAGAGTTTTAACAAGGTGTTTAATAGGAAACATAAAGACTTACCTTCACCGCGGCTGTGGCTTTTACGGTGTGTAGGGGCTGCCCCCGGGCCAATCTGTTCACCGGTGGCCCTTCAAGTCTCCCTCCAGCAGAGCCACGCCGGAATCCATGGCCCTTACAAAACCACAACGTCTCCTCCATTATCTGTTTTTAAATGACCTCAAGAAGTCTGAGTCTTAGACAGACACATTAACTGTAGACAGACCTGCAGCAAGAGAGACGtaagagaaagtgagaaagtGGTGGAACTTCGTGACTAAAGGCTTATTCTAGTGCGAGATAGCAGGCTACAAGACTTGAACAATAAAGAACCAGACAGAGgtctcccccccactctgccCTCTCCCTTAGAGCCGAGTGAAGTTTCTCCGCCAATCGGGTGGCGTTGCATTCAGGGTGTGAATGCCCCAGGTAGGAATCAATGTAAAACGTTTGTATGGCCATTCACCCCGATAACTGTCTGACCCGCGGAGTTGAAATACTACAGCAGTCCAAGAAGTCTAACCCAAGGCAAGAAGGTACCACATTTTACAGCAAGTACGGCAATTATCCAGCCAATGAAATAAAGTtttgacaaaaaacaaaagtttTGTCTGGTACATTCCTCTACTGAACAAAAGTAAAGGGAACTAAagacacctgtgattgacaggcaggaTGGCTGATGGATGGGTATGACATTACCAACCAATTACACTCGCCCTACAGGTTATACATCGTGCCCACAGCACCTCTTAACATCTCTGTTCTATGGTTCCTTATCTGTGTTATTCAACAAAGGAACGCTGTAATATTGCTGGGATGCTAACTCGAGGAGTCATgaacacagtaggcctaccccTCTTTCAGACAAATTATTTTAATGTAATCAGGAATAATAATTGCTAGATTTCCAGCTCGGAAATGAATTCAATCATTGTAAACCTCACCTCATTACAGACAGAAATAAAAGGACTATTAGTGTATGTGACCAGTTTCCTTGTCTCACATTTCTGGCCTTAATTAATTTAAAGAGCTAAAACATTTAACACACTTAATATATGAGAAACTCAACAATGTGGCGAGATACATCATCATTAGTTCAAACTCTgttattctgttttttttctgtaaagTAATTTGTTGGAGCCACGACTAAACCCTAATTAAAGTTCTAACAATCCAATTATATGCCACAGGATACTTATCTGCCGATTTGTTTTACAGACTTCTTTTATATTCCCTGAGGAACTAGCATTAGATCCATTTCTATGTACAATTACAAAACACACCTACGAATACAAAACAACACTCACACTGAGAGAAGCGTTGTTCTGTATTTGTATCAGAGTCTCAAAGTCACTCTCCAAACCACAGAAGGATTTGACACAATAACAAAGCCCTTTTCCACAACATAGACACTGCAGAGTCTCCTCTCTGTGTACACTCTTTGTCTATTGTGCGTTGCACAGTAATTCTGCAACCTAAAGTATGTGGTGCTTTATGGCGGTGTGTTGCAGGTCTTGACTGCAGCACCTGCGTGGGAACGTAGGTCAGGTCAGCTGAGACGGATCACCGTGTCACTGCCGCAGGACATCAGAGCGTTTAGATGGAATTGCTCCATGTGGTTTTCGTTGTTCtgtcttcctcttttttttaactCAGAGACATCTGGTCGCAGCAACaggacagtttgtgtgtgtgtgtgtgtgtgtgtgtgtgtgtgtgtgtgtgtgtgtgtgtgtgtgtgtgtgtgtgtgtgtgtgtgtgtgtgtgtgtgtgtgtgtgtgtgtgtgttcatggctttatgtgtgtgtgtgtgtgtgtgtgtgtgtgtgtgtgtgtgtgtgtgtgtgtgtgtgtgtgtgtgtgtgtgtgtgtgtttttatgcctgtgtgtgtgtgtgtgtgtgtgtgtgtgtgtgtttttatgcctgtgtgtgtgtgtgtgtgtgtgtgtgtgtgtgcgtggtgtgtttaTTCCAGTGTCTGTGCACGCGTtttcatgtgcttgtgtgtgggtcagGGTTTTCAATTAAGCTGTAATCACTCGTCTAATGCGCTAAGACAAATGTAGGAGTGGGTTCAATCGATTGATCGATTTGATCGTGTTTGATTGATTAAATGGCCAAATGCTTTCACGCCATGGCATCCATCTTGATCACTTGGAGGCGAAGGCTCCTCTCGAGAACCTCATTTCCCAGGAATTTGTCAGAGAAAAACATAGGCCTCAAGCTTCAGGTCCAAACAGAGGGCATCCAATCAACCGCCAGGATCAGATTCAGGAGTAGGGGGGGAGAAGGGTCTCATTGAGTATACCCCTACGCCTTGCCTATTCAGCCCTCCGTCTCGCGTAAGTGGTCGAGTAGCGAGGTGCCTCTGTGTTATTATGAAGAACTGCATGTGACCCACGCTTATGGAGATCAAGTCGAGTTAATGCTGAGGTATTATGGAGGCTCAGGCTAATTTATTGGGCCATTCAGATGATGAGCCACATTCTTCCCTCGCAATTTTAAAGTTGAGTACAGAGTAGGAGGCGAGAAAGACTCCGAGAGGACTTATATGAAACGTTGCAGCAAAGAGTACACGGATGAAATGAGGAAAACGTTAAATGCATTTAGCAAATTATTacttttggttgttttttaattgcttTTTATGTTGTCCTAAGCCAACACCTCATATGATACCCACATTTGTATGACATGAAAACATGATTTCAACCTCTTTCTCAAGCCAACACATCCATCTTGATATAAAACATTCCTTCAGAAAAACCTGCCTTATGCAAGTATTACTCGCGAAGTTATGATCAGGGTCATGAACTCCCTTTAAACGTCAACTTGTGCTTTCATCGGGTTGTCCTTTGGTCTTGTGGGCGCAACATTGAGGGCCAGAACATCACAGCAACCTCATAAAAAGGGCTTGTTAAGGCCAACACGTAAGGAAACGTACCGTGAGATGTATCTCTGCCGCGGCAGAGCCAGACCCTTCACCAAGATCCCTTTGGCCTTAAAGTTAGCGTCGACATgacagaatgtgtgtgcgtagcACACTTCAAACTAAAAAGTTTGCACGTCAAACCTTCAAAGAAATGGTTTG from Gadus morhua chromosome 17, gadMor3.0, whole genome shotgun sequence includes these protein-coding regions:
- the sstr1b gene encoding somatostatin receptor type 1, translating into MDFNGSREYASSPTGFPYNSSVDYDDGDYLQETDASKIIIPSIYALVCCVGLTGNAMVIYVILKYAKMKTATNIYILNLAIADELFMLSVPFLATSAAVRHWPFGSLMCRLVLSVDGINMFTSIFCLTVLSVDRYVAVVHPIKAARYRRPTVAKVVNVCVWALSLLVILPIIVFADTVPAPDGGVDCNFLWPDAAWSEAFVVYTFLLGFLLPVAAICLCYCLMVARMRAVGLKAGWLQRRRSEKKITRMVLLVVAVFVLCWMPFYVVQLVSVFHRPPDPMVTQLFVILSYLNSGANPILYGFVSDNFRRSFQRIVCFRWLESGLDAEQVDYCAVALRRQATCGPKDFPKDCVASDVVFRNGTCTSRTTTL